In Juglans regia cultivar Chandler chromosome 13, Walnut 2.0, whole genome shotgun sequence, the following proteins share a genomic window:
- the LOC109007040 gene encoding F-box protein At1g10780-like isoform X2, whose translation MYISALLITRALSLSLSLSMRSCSSKRMDSLPDAILQHILSHINNARDVVACNSVSKRWKDSMPYIHSLYFPRNSFDNHTGSGNPDIIVWKMLSSIVQLEELVVYSPFSGAGLSSWLSLIGPSLQRLELRMDNLAELQTCNENPSKLSCISAAMNLESLKLWGVLMTQSPKWNVFQNLWNLEIVGARMEDSALSAALDACPNLTNLLLLGCEGVRSVLIDLPHLQQCKLDFYGLGNCSLSLTSPKIEFLEVQGCSWIRVHETNYLKNLSIANNAGRVYLVDFGKLEALEFLSIRGVQWCWDAVSNMLKWASEVKHLYMKVEFTGDFEPLQPFPEIDLVEFFNNHPKLQKFDAHGAMFAALCQKNSLKHVDSGFVIPCLEEVVITVRSPLNAEQKMSTLESLLKYGKNLKALVIKILQMKSSHSSADDFFDEICRFRYMNRHIVRME comes from the exons atgtatataagcGCGCTCCTTATCACTCgcgcactctctctctccctctctctctccatgcgTTCTTGTTCTTCGAAG AGAATGGACTCTCTCCCTGATGCCATTCTTCAGCATATATTGTCGCACATCAACAATGCTAGGGATGTGGTAGCCTGCAACTCTGTTTCTAAGAGGTGGAAAGACTCGATGCCTTATATTCATAGCCTTTACTTCCCTCGAAACTCTTTTGACAATCATACTGGTTCGGGAAATCCTGACATCATTGTGTGGAAGATGCTATCATCAATTGTTCAACTAGAGGAGCTTGTCGTGTATAGCCCATTTTCTGGAGCAGGCCTTTCTTCGTGGCTTTCACTGATAGGTCCATCCCTCCAGCGTCTTGAGCTCCGAATGGATAACCTTGCCGAACTTCAGACCTGTAATGAGAACCCCTCAAAACTGAGTTGCATCAGTGCTGCCATGAATTTGGAATCACTAAAACTTTGGGGTGTGTTAATGACCCAATCCCCcaagtggaatgtcttccaAAACCTATGGAACCTTGAAATTGTTGGGGCGAGAATGGAGGATTCTGCATTATCGGCTGCACTTGATGCATGTCCTAATCTGACCAACTTGTTGCTACTTGGTTGTGAAGGGGTTAGATCGGTTTTAATTGACTTGCCTCATTTGCAGCAGTGCAAGCTGGATTTTTATGGCTTGGGTAActgctctctttctctcacatcCCCCAAAATCGAATTCCTTGAAGTTCAAGGTTGTAGTTGGATCAGGGTTCATGAGACAAACTACTTGAAGAATCTTTCAATTGCAAATAATGCAG GGAGAGTCTACTTGGTGGACTTTGGGAAACTTGAGGCTCTTGAGTTCTTGTCCATCAGGGGAGTCCAGTGGTGTTGGGATGCAGTAAGTAATATGCTAAAATGGGCAAGCGAGGTGAAGCATCTCTACATGAAGGTCGAATTCACTGGGGATTTTGAGCCCCTTCAACCCTTTCCGGAGATTGACTTGGTtgagttttttaataatcaCCCAAAATTGCAAAAGTTCGATGCCCATGGTGCCATGTTTGCTGCTCTCTGCCAGAAGAACAGCCTAAAACAC GTGGACTCGGGATTTGTAATTCCATGTCTGGAAGAGGTGGTGATCACAGTGCGATCACCACTAAATGCTGAACAGAAAATGAGCACTCTTGAGTCCTTGTTGAAGTATGGGAAGAATTTGAAGGCACTGGTAATAAAGATTTTGCAGATGAAGAGCAGTCATAGCAGCGCAGATGATTTCTTTGATGAGATTTGCAGGTTTAGATACATGAACCGCCATATAGTTCGAATGGAATGA
- the LOC109007040 gene encoding F-box protein At1g10780-like isoform X1: MLSFHLGASIFKQNKFPRGFIRMDSLPDAILQHILSHINNARDVVACNSVSKRWKDSMPYIHSLYFPRNSFDNHTGSGNPDIIVWKMLSSIVQLEELVVYSPFSGAGLSSWLSLIGPSLQRLELRMDNLAELQTCNENPSKLSCISAAMNLESLKLWGVLMTQSPKWNVFQNLWNLEIVGARMEDSALSAALDACPNLTNLLLLGCEGVRSVLIDLPHLQQCKLDFYGLGNCSLSLTSPKIEFLEVQGCSWIRVHETNYLKNLSIANNAGRVYLVDFGKLEALEFLSIRGVQWCWDAVSNMLKWASEVKHLYMKVEFTGDFEPLQPFPEIDLVEFFNNHPKLQKFDAHGAMFAALCQKNSLKHVDSGFVIPCLEEVVITVRSPLNAEQKMSTLESLLKYGKNLKALVIKILQMKSSHSSADDFFDEICRFRYMNRHIVRME; the protein is encoded by the exons ATGCTTTCTTTCCATCTGGGGGCCTCAATATTCAAGCAAAACAAATTTCCGCGCGGGTTTATC AGAATGGACTCTCTCCCTGATGCCATTCTTCAGCATATATTGTCGCACATCAACAATGCTAGGGATGTGGTAGCCTGCAACTCTGTTTCTAAGAGGTGGAAAGACTCGATGCCTTATATTCATAGCCTTTACTTCCCTCGAAACTCTTTTGACAATCATACTGGTTCGGGAAATCCTGACATCATTGTGTGGAAGATGCTATCATCAATTGTTCAACTAGAGGAGCTTGTCGTGTATAGCCCATTTTCTGGAGCAGGCCTTTCTTCGTGGCTTTCACTGATAGGTCCATCCCTCCAGCGTCTTGAGCTCCGAATGGATAACCTTGCCGAACTTCAGACCTGTAATGAGAACCCCTCAAAACTGAGTTGCATCAGTGCTGCCATGAATTTGGAATCACTAAAACTTTGGGGTGTGTTAATGACCCAATCCCCcaagtggaatgtcttccaAAACCTATGGAACCTTGAAATTGTTGGGGCGAGAATGGAGGATTCTGCATTATCGGCTGCACTTGATGCATGTCCTAATCTGACCAACTTGTTGCTACTTGGTTGTGAAGGGGTTAGATCGGTTTTAATTGACTTGCCTCATTTGCAGCAGTGCAAGCTGGATTTTTATGGCTTGGGTAActgctctctttctctcacatcCCCCAAAATCGAATTCCTTGAAGTTCAAGGTTGTAGTTGGATCAGGGTTCATGAGACAAACTACTTGAAGAATCTTTCAATTGCAAATAATGCAG GGAGAGTCTACTTGGTGGACTTTGGGAAACTTGAGGCTCTTGAGTTCTTGTCCATCAGGGGAGTCCAGTGGTGTTGGGATGCAGTAAGTAATATGCTAAAATGGGCAAGCGAGGTGAAGCATCTCTACATGAAGGTCGAATTCACTGGGGATTTTGAGCCCCTTCAACCCTTTCCGGAGATTGACTTGGTtgagttttttaataatcaCCCAAAATTGCAAAAGTTCGATGCCCATGGTGCCATGTTTGCTGCTCTCTGCCAGAAGAACAGCCTAAAACAC GTGGACTCGGGATTTGTAATTCCATGTCTGGAAGAGGTGGTGATCACAGTGCGATCACCACTAAATGCTGAACAGAAAATGAGCACTCTTGAGTCCTTGTTGAAGTATGGGAAGAATTTGAAGGCACTGGTAATAAAGATTTTGCAGATGAAGAGCAGTCATAGCAGCGCAGATGATTTCTTTGATGAGATTTGCAGGTTTAGATACATGAACCGCCATATAGTTCGAATGGAATGA
- the LOC109007037 gene encoding transmembrane emp24 domain-containing protein p24delta3-like translates to MMRGAQVMFSLLLICFLASDVVWNAQAIWLTLPKAARTKCVSEEIHNNVVVLGDYVVISDDPTHDTSTSTSTSTISVKLTSPYGNNLHHKENVTHGQFAFTTHEAGNYLACFWADGSNPEGGDVSVNLDWRTGIAAKDWESVAKKEKIEGVELELRKLEGAVEAIHENILYLKNREADMRTVSERTNSRVVWFSAMSLGVCISVSALQLWHLKRFFQKKKLI, encoded by the exons ATGATGAGAGGGGCCCAGGTGATGTTTTCCTTGTTACTCATATGCTTTCTCGCCAGCGACGTCGTATGGAATGCCCAGGCCATTTGGCTTACCTTACCTAAGGCCGCCAGGACCAAGTGCGTTTCCGAGGAAATTCACAATAACGTCGTCGTTTTGGGTGACTACGTTGTCATCTCCGATGATCCCACTCATgacacctccacctccacctccacctccaccatctCCGTCAAG TTGACATCACCATATGGAAATAATCTTCATCATAAGGAGAATGTGACACACGGACAATTTGCTTTCACAACTCATGAGGCTGGCAACTATCTGGCTTGTTTCTGGGCAGATGGTTCTAACCCAGAAGGTGGAGATGTTAGCGTAAACCTTGACTGGAGAACGGGAATTGCTGCGAAAGATTGGGAATCGGTTgctaaaaaagagaaaattgag GGTGTTGAGCTCGAGCTGAGGAAACTTGAGGGAGCAGTGGAGGCGATTCATGAGAACATACTCTACCTGAAGAACAG AGAAGCGGATATGAGGACAGTGAGTGAACGAACAAATTCCCGGGTGGTGTGGTTCAGTGCCATGTCCCTAGGTGTCTGCATTTCAGTTTCGGCTCTGCAGTTATGGCACTTGAAGCGGTTCTTTCAGAAGAAGAAACTCATTTAG
- the LOC109006977 gene encoding uncharacterized protein LOC109006977, whose product MEALLYQFNLLSGQSLQDKNFDPSTIEDPIRLFEIEAYRSWAAMELEEQKEVEEAETAAQRTEDYIDSVMESAMDEFRLFEEELERMSMAELKSLVDTAESARNMGNLMEKAASVASTRYLEAALNSATASMKSAWRGLSSKKVHPS is encoded by the coding sequence ATGGAAGCTCTGCTTTACCAGTTCAACCTCCTCTCGGGCCAATCTTTGCAAGATAAAAACTTCGATCCATCCACCATCGAGGACCCCATAAGGCTGTTTGAGATCGAAGCGTACAGGTCGTGGGCAGCCATGGAGCTAGAAGAGCagaaagaagtagaagaagcCGAGACTGCGGCGCAACGAACCGAGGACTACATTGACTCGGTCATGGAAAGCGCCATGGACGAGTTTCGTCTATTCGAGGAGGAACTCGAAAGAATGTCGATGGCTGAGCTGAAAAGCTTGGTGGATACTGCCGAGAGTGCTAGAAATATGGGGAATTTGATGGAAAAGGCCGCATCTGTTGCTTCCACGAGGTATCTAGAGGCCGCATTGAATTCTGCTACTGCTTCCATGAAGTCTGCTTGGAGAGGACTTTCATCTAAAAAGGTCCATCCTTCTTAA
- the LOC109007036 gene encoding uncharacterized protein At1g10890 isoform X1 — translation MPRDLSRSRSPSYRRRYSPSPVGHRYSRRSRRERSRSPYSSYSYSRRKSRSISPRRRRSRSPFRRHKSRSSTPRHYKRHRSRSSSSSPVRKSSSSSLGSIEQKNASEKLRLEEDERKRRQQEAELKLIEEETMNRVEESIRRKVEECINSEEIKLEIQRLLEEGRKRLHDEVAAQLEKEKEAAIIEARQKEEKALREKEELERMLEENRRRIEEAQRREALEQQRREEERYRELEEIQRQKEEAMWRKKQQEEEERSNQMKLLGKNKSRPKLSFALGSK, via the exons ATGCCTCGGGATTTGTCACGGTCAAGATCACCTTCATATAGGCGAAGGTATTCACCATCTCCCGTGGGACATAGGTATAGCAGGAGAAGCCGAAGAGAGAGAAGTCGGTCTCCTTATTCATCCTATTCATATAGCAG ACGGAAAAGTCGTTCTATTTCCCCAAGACGCCGCAGAAGTCGTTCACCTTTTAGACGTCATAAAAGTCGTTCTTCAACCCCAAGACATTATAAGAGGCATAGGAGTAGAAGTTCCTCCTCATCTCCTGTTCGAAAATCTTCAAGTTCAAGTCTTGGGTCCATAGAGCAGAAAAATGCGAGTGAAAAATTGAGATTAGAAGAAGATGAGAGGAAAAG GCGACAACAGGAAGCAGAATTGAAATTGATAGAAGAAGAGACTATGAATAGAGTTGAAGAATCAATCCGTAGGAAAGTTGAAGAGTGCATCAACTCCGAGGAGATTAAGCTGGAAATACAGAGGCTGTTGGAGGAGGGGCGGAAGAGACTTCATGACGAAGTTGCAGCTCagcttgagaaagaaaaggaagctGCCATTATTGAGGCTAGACAAAAAGAG GAGAAGGCTCTTAGGGAGAAAGAAGAGCTGGAAAGGATGCTGGAGGAGAACCGGAGGAGAATAGAAGAAGCTCAGAGAAGGGAAGCTCTAGAGCAGCAGCGGCGAGAGGAAGAACGGTACCGGGAGCTAGAAGAGATACAAAGACAGAAAGAAGAGGCTATGTGGAGAAAGAAACAGCAAGAAGAGGAAGAGCGGTCAAACCAGATGAAATTGTTGGGTAAGAACAAATCCCGTCCAAAATTGTCGTTTGCACTGGGCTCGAAGTGA
- the LOC109007036 gene encoding uncharacterized protein At1g10890 isoform X2, with amino-acid sequence MRRKSRSISPRRRRSRSPFRRHKSRSSTPRHYKRHRSRSSSSSPVRKSSSSSLGSIEQKNASEKLRLEEDERKRRQQEAELKLIEEETMNRVEESIRRKVEECINSEEIKLEIQRLLEEGRKRLHDEVAAQLEKEKEAAIIEARQKEEKALREKEELERMLEENRRRIEEAQRREALEQQRREEERYRELEEIQRQKEEAMWRKKQQEEEERSNQMKLLGKNKSRPKLSFALGSK; translated from the exons ATGAG ACGGAAAAGTCGTTCTATTTCCCCAAGACGCCGCAGAAGTCGTTCACCTTTTAGACGTCATAAAAGTCGTTCTTCAACCCCAAGACATTATAAGAGGCATAGGAGTAGAAGTTCCTCCTCATCTCCTGTTCGAAAATCTTCAAGTTCAAGTCTTGGGTCCATAGAGCAGAAAAATGCGAGTGAAAAATTGAGATTAGAAGAAGATGAGAGGAAAAG GCGACAACAGGAAGCAGAATTGAAATTGATAGAAGAAGAGACTATGAATAGAGTTGAAGAATCAATCCGTAGGAAAGTTGAAGAGTGCATCAACTCCGAGGAGATTAAGCTGGAAATACAGAGGCTGTTGGAGGAGGGGCGGAAGAGACTTCATGACGAAGTTGCAGCTCagcttgagaaagaaaaggaagctGCCATTATTGAGGCTAGACAAAAAGAG GAGAAGGCTCTTAGGGAGAAAGAAGAGCTGGAAAGGATGCTGGAGGAGAACCGGAGGAGAATAGAAGAAGCTCAGAGAAGGGAAGCTCTAGAGCAGCAGCGGCGAGAGGAAGAACGGTACCGGGAGCTAGAAGAGATACAAAGACAGAAAGAAGAGGCTATGTGGAGAAAGAAACAGCAAGAAGAGGAAGAGCGGTCAAACCAGATGAAATTGTTGGGTAAGAACAAATCCCGTCCAAAATTGTCGTTTGCACTGGGCTCGAAGTGA